attttcgcatcatggGATGCTTGTATTTATAATTGCTTCACGATTACATCAGAGAGTTTGAAAACCCTATTTACAAGGAAGtttgaaattcaaataataCAAATCAGAAAAGCAACAATTTACACATATTCGAAAATTATATCCTACAAACAAGGAACCCTAATCAAATAGCACTTTCAAACTAAACTGAACTCCTCAAATCAAGGTGGACTTCTCAAGGCACGGTGGATGGAACTGCATGTTGACTTCGTCTAACAACCTCTATACGAATCTACGCTTTTCAATTGGAGTCTGAGACACTGAGTAGGAAAGAGCAAGCAAGGTTGCTGTGCGTGTGGCTCATGTTGCCCATACTCGTGTACAAATTTGTTTTCCATTGTTTTTCACTGCACATAAAAATGTGTACTATCAGTAAAATTGACGCAATGCGATATAATAACAAATCGATTAAAATATTCTAAGTTAGAATATAGAAATTTGAAATTCATTAGGAACTGAAAAAACCCTCGAAGTTTAGTGATTGAATACTAAGAAAGATTGCAAAATATATCTCCATAAGTTGGGTTAAACAGAAAacataaaaccctaatttgcgGGAAATCCTAAATTTTTCATAATATTCCTAACTACTTATTAACCAAGAAAAGTATCATAACCCAAAGGGAAAACAGGTAAGAAATATCTACAATATTAAAGAAATATTTGCTAAACTACTCTCACCAAACTATGCATGAGTGCCCAAACGTTAAATAATTAGTAACTTGATACAACATTAACCATACAAAATAAATGCGaacagagaagaaaaaggtatcaCAAACAAACCATTTATAATGGTTTTGTTATAGCAGAAGAAAGAGTCATGCGGTGAAGTTTGAGAGCAACAGCATGtgcatattttcataaaaatcCACAATATGTGTGACAAGGCTTAAAAGAATTTTGCAGAGATGGGGCTCATAAGGGAAAAAATCTTTATCTGCAGGCCCATCTGTAGCCCTGCTAATTGCTCGACTTGTCTAGTCCTCTTCCTTAGAGCATTATGTGTGCCATCTAGCTAGGTTTTCATTGGCTAACTGCAATTGGGATGGATCAGCTGCTGACAGCTGTTGGGACTTTATACAACAATCAATCAtcttatatttattttctttggtcTCAGCCAACCAAACTGTACGTATAAGGTAAAAATAAACAACCAAATATTTTGTCCttgaatttcattttaaatagGGTTCTTCGCAAGAGTTTGAAACgttcaaagtttcaaacttaTACGGGCCTCTCCGGATGTTTAATTTTGTATCGATTGGTTTCGTCCCCCTTGTAGTTAACAAGATATGCTGAAGGCCCAAAGCTATTGGAATTTGGGAGGAGACCTATATTTTGCAGGAGTCATGAGTTTATCAGTTCTCTTTCAGAATAAAGTGTCCATATATTTTTACGACAAGTCAATCCATCCACAATAAGTCACAATAAGTAGTATTGAACAcattgcaaatatatatatatatctttagTCCTCACATTCGTATGAATAAAAATCACCGTACAATTAAGTAAAGATTAATTGTCACTAGACCATCCGATCATGTGCGAATAAAGAatctattgatttttttttgccaaactcATCTTGAAGTTGATGCAGTGAGAATCAGATTCTGGTGGATATGCTTTCCTTGAAATAGTCATATATGATCGTGGAAAATGGTGTGCAGTGCACACAAGCAAAGCAAGGTATATATGCTATATGTAAACAAATTAAAGCAAGGGTTTGCAACATCTTTCACGGCATTTCGGTGTGTAGAACATGCATGTTAATCAATTCCaaaggaccaaaatgaagagAATCGCCCAAAAACCTAGTAAGGAGCATTGCATATTTCTTGGTTGCGTGTAACATCTTTTCTATTAAGTACATATATTGGTATAAGCTAATTTACAGAGTAATTAATAGTATTTATCTTTGCATCCGAAATTTTAAGTTCAACTCATTTTCTCTATTATCGTAtgtgttaaagaaaaaaaaaagattggggACCAAATATCGTGTTCCACAAAATTAAATAATCACCACTTCTTTAGGCCAAGGGTCTTTGTGCTTTCTAAACAGAAAAAATTCTACATTCCATAGATATAAGATATGATTGGTATTGATTCAGCTGGTTCAATTTTTATTCACCTGTAAGTGCCTGCGACACAACACAAATGATGTTTTGCGATGGCGTGGAGGTGGGGGCAACGTTGGTGCGGTAGTTGGTGGTGCAACATAAAAAGACATGGATCATTTTGCTCCTTCCACACGGACACATTTGAAGTACCATTCTGACGAACTAGCTAGCTAGTGCCATTTATCTATCTAATTATGTTTGCAAATTACAGTTTAAGCAAACAGCTGATTAATTAAGGGAATAATGCTGgcaattagttttaattaacAATTATAATTGAGAGGTTGTATATTCATTCAAATGTGATCTACTTCCCAAGAGACCAAGGCCAAGATCAAAAACCCTTTTCTGTTGACCGGCGGAGGTACTAATTGTTCAACATGTCAAAAGCCAAAAATAGTACTACTACCTTCAAAGTCTGCCCATGTACAACGACAATGATAGTGACCGATGCCGTCTGCTGATTTTTTCAGTGGCTGCAAACGGAACAAAATTCTAAGGCTACCGTGGAACTCAAACAAAACAAGGATAAGACTCATTCAAATGCTAGGTTAAACCATTCATGTGTATTGGTTATTTATCAGTATTACCCATGTGACAGAAAATACATTTAATATTACTTTTGCGGTTAACACTATTATTAATCTGACATGTTATCACTACCTACAAATTACACTCAAAATACGACCTTGTGTTTAAGTAGCTCTAATTAGGCACAAATTCTTTTATACTTAGGCGGACCACGTTGCCATGCGGCCATACTCATACACATAGAGTTGTCctatatttattatttagtCTCACGCGTCCAAAATTGGTATCACCTCATTGTCTCAGATGTTGTATGCAGATGGTCGAACAAAGAACTCCCTCTAGATTAGGGCACTTACCCAAGTCCATGTGGAAGTCAACTTTGCAAGTATTGTTAGCAAAAGTAAACTATATAAACAATTAATAAGTAATCACATGAAGCTAAGAGATTTTTTTAAATGTGTCTAGAATATGATGTGATACaccatatgttattatataaatggagagaattttatttttatgtaccTATTTATTTGTATAACGACATATAATGTAAGCGTCCATATTTCATATTTCaagaacaataaaaaatatctcCATCAAGCTCATTAATAAGAAAACAAATGTATTTAAGTGTTGCATTGGTTTATGTTGAGATCACGCGGTTTGTGGGACAATGGAATGGAAAAGCACACCAAAAACCGCGTTATTGCCCAAAGCTTTAATTTGGAAGAATTCACCAAAGACTTTGATAAGACGACAAAGTAAGTTGTTCTCCTTGCTCTTTGccacctcttcttcttcttcctcctcctaatctttttcttctccttcttagttgcagaaaaagaaaaataaaacagaaaaaatgGTGTTAACCACCGTACTTTTACTAGCAGTTTTATTCATTGCTGGCCTCGttaatattttctttctttttcccaccCCCAAGCTCCTTGCTTGGTTTCAATCTTTGTCCATACCCTACTCCACTCCTACTACCACTCCAAGCAAGGACAAAAATAATCTTGTTATGAATAGTATTAATCCGCAGCCAAAAGTAGAAGATCGGGCGGTGGAGCTGAAGCAAGTGTTTGCCACCTTCGACAAGAACAGTGACGGGTTCATCACAACGCAGGAGCTCAAGGAGTCACTGAAGAACATAAGAATTTGTATGAGTGATGCGGAGGTGGAAGAAATGGTGAAGAAGGTGGATGCTAATGGAGATGGGTTGATTGATTTTGATGAGTTTTGCATGCTGTGCGGGTCCATGCGCCGTCGGGAAGATGGGGGAGCGGAGGAGGAAGAGTTGAAGGAGGCTTTTGGTGTGTTTGATAAGGATAAAGATGGGTTGATATCGGTGGAGGAGTTGGCAGTGGTGTTGTGTTCTTTGGGAATGAGGGAAGGGAGTAAGGTGGAGGATTGTAAGGAGATGGTGAGGAAAGTTGATAGGGATGGAGATGgtatggttaattttgatgagtTCAAGATGATGATGAAAGGTGGAGGACTTCTATTAGCCCATTAATTAGGTATTGATCTCTAATTAAGCTCCTACTTCCAAATATCTAGTTAGTTTTAATGTCCTTCATCAACTTCTTGTCGCGTTAGGTACACATAATTGGCTAAAAATATCGTTTCTCACGTTTAGGCACTATTACTTCCAAAGATCTAGTAAGTTTCGTCACCCTACAACAACTTATTATTAAAAGAATGTTAAATATAGTATACATGACAATGTCTGATTAGCTTTGGCACTATTACTTCCAAAGATCTAGTAAGTTTTGTCACCCTACAACAACTTATTATTAAAAGAATGTTAAATATAGTATACATAACAACGTCTGATTAGCTTGAGATACTGTTTGTCAAGTTAGGTAGGTTTCTTTCTTGTCCAAACACGCATACACCTAGTTGTATAGGAAGCAAGAAAAACaccatatttaattaatttccagccttcatcttcaattcaCAACCACCTGCAAAAATTATTAGGTATGTAATGGCATAGGATGCCATTCGTCTCtaaccactctctctctctctctctctctctctctctctctctctctcttaagtagtttgttttgaacttttcatgGCGGACAGACTATGGTATTTAATTAGAAATGTACCGTTTTTCTTCCCCTGTTGCTGTATGATATTATTATCTGTAATAATTCTCTGCAACCTTGATGAATTCAACAGTATGATTAAATCGAATGATGTTTTGCAATTCTTTTCTGTACAAGTGATACTGGGAGGATGAAATTGAACTCGAGATCTCAAGTCGAAAGAAGAATGATGTTAACCAACTGAGCTAAAAAAAGGCTTAACCAAGTGAGCTAAAAGAGGCTTACGACATTTTAGTTTGTGTAAATAGTTTCGCACAACTGTTGTCAGTTTGAggccaaaaagaaaaacaaatgttGTCACTATTTTTAAAGCCTACGAAGTTTCCAAAAACTCATCTATAGGCCATGTTTGTAGTTTTCTATGTATGTACATGTGCCCAATTGTAAATTTCATGGCTGGCTGAAAGCATactgtaaataaataaataaataaagctcAGCATCTTCGTTGGCATTTGCataggaaaataaaaagaagaaaagaaaagctaAAATGCAAAAGCTAAAAAATCAGTATATGTGtttatgatatttttctttcatattACGTAGCATGGAATGATAGAAATAATAACCAAGACGGAATATAAAAAGATCTAAAATAATCTATAATTAAAATCAATGGCTAAAACACTCATAGCATTAAATGATAGGTATCAATGAAGCGACAAAGATCCTTGCATGCACAAAATGGCAAATTCATATTCCCACCCTTTCATATACATGTATCGTAGTGATATTGGGGGTAAAGAAATTTTGAGCACAGGGCCTCAAGTCGAGTGTAGTGATAAACACTCTTAATTACTTAAGCTACAAGTCTCTTGTAGGGTCGCAATTTAGAGAAGCAAACTTGAGGTAAAGATGCCATTCGTAGATGATAACGAAGATCAAATTTTGGATCTGCATGTTGGTGATAACAAGAAATTGTAGAGGATGCAATGAATGCTACAAGAAATCGGAAATTCCACTGAATGACATGGTTTAAAGCATATACATTATCTTTTACTGAAgtataaagaaaaaattaaatcaatatATGTTTCTGTCCTATAAAACCTAGATAACATTATGCGTATCAACGTAATTCCGAATTAAAGACATGGGCCGAATGGCAACCGGAACATATCGCCCTGACCGAGTTTGAACAAAACTCTGTCGTCATCATACAGAGGAAAGACGCTGCATCGTCGACGTTTCACAATCAACACAGCATAATACACTTGAAGTGCCTTCATGTCATTAAAACTACCACAAGAAAGCACATGATCCATCCACAAAGCCGAAGAAACATTTATCCTCATACAAATTCTTTAGAAAACATCCGGATGAAAACGAGCTGGAATGGTGCTACTTTGCTGTGCCTGCTTGAGGTGCATTGTAAGTGCATAGTTGTTCACCTGCTAAGGTATAAAAGAGAGAATCAAACACTAGTAATCAGCACACTGAGACTTTGGGAAACTTAAGCAAGCAAAGACCACGACGAAGAAAAACCAACTTCAAAAGGAACGGTAACAGACTAGCAAGGAGATCATGTAATGCGCTGTATAAAGCAAACAACGCTATGCTCTCCCAAACTTCCTTCCAAATATAAGGTTGTATAAAGTTATTAGGTTCCTGAGCTCAACCTCGAGGGTTCTCAACTGTTCCTGGTACTGGGCCACCAGTTGCTTCAGATGCTGCAATTCCTGGCCTCTATCTTCAAACTCCTTCTGCTGTTCATGCTGAGTGGATACAGCTCGCTTTAAAATTGTATTTTCCTGAATAATAGCTTCCAATTGTTCCTTCAGCATCATATTTTCCTACAACAAGGAAAAACATAAGTACAGCTAAGCCATTAAAAAAACCTGGAATTAACAGATGTTGCATTCTCAAACATTTCCCCGGTTCTCTACTAACTGCCAGGGGAAGAAAAAACAAGAAGTAACTAGACAAAGAGAAACATATATTGGACATGCAATATACGTAGTTAAGAGGTCATACATGGCAAAAGCTTTGGGCTACCTCTGCGGTTGCACGCTCACTAATAGACTTCTCCAAAGCCTCAAGCACTCTTGAGGCACGAGCTTTAGCATCATTCATGTTAGAGGCACTCATCATCTCTCTCACAACGAGCTCCACCCACTCTGCTCCATCCGTGGGAAGGTTATTTTGCACTGATGGATCATCAGTAACTGCAATCTCTCCATTTGTTGATACCGCACCTGAAACAAAATATTGATCCACTCCCATTAATGTCTACACTAGTAGCAAGATTAGCAAAAACTTATAGATTCACTTCTTCAAAGAATGTCACACTTGTATTCCCGTGCAAGGTGAGACAACGATAACTTTCTAGGTAAGGCAAGAAAATATCTACTCATACCCTGTGATTGGAGTTGCACATTTGCTTCTGAAGCTATATCAGATTGTCCTGCAGCAGAACCTAAACGTAGCTCATTCAAACTTCTGATAGCCGAATCCAAATCATCACCACATTCTTCAAGTGCTCTCTCTAGAAGCTACGATAGTAATTTCAGAATGCTTAGTAACTTGTCATCTTAATTAAGTAGATATGATGCACATCTTCCAAAATTGAAGAATATTAAGAACCTgtgacaagaaaaaaaaaaggaaaaatagcaCATATATCATGCGGGTTTTCAAATACAGGAGGTCACGAATCGCATTGGGTTGTTGATTGCGTTACACAACGAAGTCAACACAACCAACCAGATTGAAGGGGCAGCGTGCATCCGTGCCGTACAGGAACCTGTACagtgtatacacacacacatgcacacagaCGTATGTAAACAAACACTTGATGGCAGCCAGAAAATCAGGAATGCGACAAAGCAAATATGCCAGAGAAGgaacatttaaaataaataaataaaatgatccAAGAAACATGTAATACATGCTAATTAAACGGTCAGATATGCCACGAAATGATCAACAAAATCAAACCCCAATTATCATAAAAACACCCCGAAAATACGAAATTCCAAATTCCAACAGGGATTCCATTTGTAATTTGACATATTGAGCTAAGCAATTCGAGATAATCAAGGGCAACCCGAAAGACATTCCCTTTAGTATTGGGCACGAAATAAGATTCGCTAATCCAACCCAATCCAGTCATATCCAATCCAATGCAATCCAATCCAACCCAAGCAATCGATTTTATGTCTTCAAATTATGCATATAACAATAAAAATCAACAATTCCAACTTAATCATAcggaaattatttaattaatgaaAACAAATCAGAAGAAATCAATGAAATGTGAACCTGGTTGTCCATGCCTGGGAAAACGGCCCTGAGGTGTTCGATCAAATGCGATGCAGAAAACGACCTCGTGGAGGGAGGAGAGAAGCGAACCggggaggaagaagaggagcagcGGATTCTCTTGGAAGCGGAGGAGACGGGAGGGGAAGTCGACGGCAGCGAGTTGTCTCCGAAAATCGATGATCTCTTCCCGCACACGATGGCAGACATGTTTTGCcttctctcacactctctcttcttcctccgcCCTCTCCCCCACTGTCGTCTTCCTTCTCATGCAGCGCACCGTTTCGATCTGGAACGGAACCCCTTCAATAGCAACCCCTAATTTCCCCAAATTTGGCAACAATTACAATTTCTAGATTTTATGGGGAGAGAAATAGAATTTGGGGAAAACATTTAATCGGAAATTGAATCTTTGgtgcttttgctttgctttctcCCATGGTGCTTTTGGCTTTTGGCTTTGGGGGTCTGTCTCTGGATCGGGCCACCCTACAGAAGATTGGTTCCGGAGAACGACGAATTAGATGACGCCACGCAAGAGAAGGATGGAAGTTAAATTCGTTGGTTGGGTACGTGGGTGGATCCTATTGGGCAGTTCTTGAGAGTGTTTGGGAAGTAGGAGGTTGTGTGTGTGACGTTATCATATGGTAAGGTTTCGTTTTATCCTTGCTTTGTTTGACGTTGCTGTGTCAGTTGGTTCAACGAACTGGGAAGAGATTCTTTCGGGATATCTCCCAACAAAGTCACCAAGTCCACTCATCCATGTtcttgaaatttaattcaacgaCTAAAAATATTATAACTTTGGTCGAATTGGATAAATGATcatgtggtcataaggtatttgGAAGATAGCACATGTGCTAAAAAAACtcagatttaaacccctgtggtgtACTCTGTTAGCAAATTtaattcaaaaattatttttctgttaaataTTCATTAAATGCAAGGATAAAAATGTACTTTAAATGCAAGGATAAGGATAAAGTACATTTTTATCCTtacatttaatgaaaatttttatcCTTGCATTTAATGAATATTTAACAGAAAAATCacttttaaactaaatttgttaATGGTACAGGGATTATTGATCCGATTTGGCCTATAACTTTTTAAGGGACttcctgtttgtaaccgtttgatcaaaattTAAGAATCCGAATGAGTGGACTTGATAACTTTGTTGGGAGATATCCGAAGAgtatctcttcaccaaggaacTGACGCCGCCCTGGCTTTTGTGGACCATATGGTTGAAACTGCACGTAAGGTAACAAGCACTCGCACATTATTTTACTGATAATGGTATATTATCAGACAGTCAATCTGAATTATTGTTATGAAAAATTGTATTTATGTCTGAACCCAAAAGATTGGGCTTGACACATAGTAAAGATCTTTGACTCAAGTCATGTTTCTAAGACGAAGTCTAGCCCAAGGTAGGATGATCGAATCCTAATAGGTGAAGGACTCCTGGGGAGTTGTTTTAGATCTGGCTGAATCCTAATGTGAGTAACATTGTTTAAGAATTAGGATGAACATTGATAAGATTCGTAATATTCTAAGAATCAAGGTTCATGGCTAAACAAGATTATAAGTCAATTAAATACGAAAAATGGATTGGGTTCATAGTCCTAAGTTTGATAGGAGTGGTCGAGCTATATGCAGAAATCAGGATTGGATCAGGGAATGTCGAAGAAATATAATCCAAATAGGACTCTACTTCGGCATAACGAGATCAGCATGAAAATCACTCCTACGAATAGAAAAGGTTTTGCAACATTCAAGGGAACTTCAACACAACCCACAAATTTGCCTTGCACAATTTCTTGCTCTATATATGCGAAACTCTCTCATCTTTGAGAAAAACGCTAACCTTCCTAACTTCGTCaaacacatcttcaatttggattaaTAACATTTGGGTCGTTTAGTTAGGCAATCGAGGAGCACCTTCATTTAGATTAATAGCACTGTTTCGAGTTTGGTTGACTATTTATCCAAGTTTATCCCGATAAGGAGTTTTCGGTCTTCCTATCAAAGGAGGTCATTTCATTATTCTTCTTGATGAAGTAAAGTGTTCCCAGTTACAAtgttcggcacattgaaagtcaAACTTTATTTGGACTTCATAGtgactagcagccttgtcttcaggctctaaaacCCAAAGGTCAAGATGAGTTTCTTTCTCGGCCATGATCGCCTAGATACAAAAGTCAGTAGGTGcattcaccaccaccaccaccatatccATTTTACTCATCGACCGAACTCGATCGTCGAGTTGGCATGCTCGCATTCAACTAAataacgtagttagctcattagctaTTTGAACAATGCGCCACGTAAGCTTTGGTAGTTTTTAGAGTCAACAATTTGAATTTGTGATTTGAAATGCTAGATTCTGTGGTGAGAGTGGATTATTAATTGACTCACCCCTT
Above is a window of Malus sylvestris chromosome 15, drMalSylv7.2, whole genome shotgun sequence DNA encoding:
- the LOC126602612 gene encoding calmodulin-like protein 7, with protein sequence MVLTTVLLLAVLFIAGLVNIFFLFPTPKLLAWFQSLSIPYSTPTTTPSKDKNNLVMNSINPQPKVEDRAVELKQVFATFDKNSDGFITTQELKESLKNIRICMSDAEVEEMVKKVDANGDGLIDFDEFCMLCGSMRRREDGGAEEEELKEAFGVFDKDKDGLISVEELAVVLCSLGMREGSKVEDCKEMVRKVDRDGDGMVNFDEFKMMMKGGGLLLAH
- the LOC126602611 gene encoding uncharacterized protein LOC126602611 isoform X3: MSAIVCGKRSSIFGDNSLPSTSPPVSSASKRIRCSSSSSPVRFSPPSTRSFSASHLIEHLRAVFPGMDNQLLERALEECGDDLDSAIRSLNELRLGSAAGQSDIASEANVQLQSQGAVSTNGEIAVTDDPSVQNNLPTDGAEWVELVVREMMSASNMNDAKARASRVLEALEKSISERATAEENMMLKEQLEAIIQENTILKRAVSTQHEQQKEFEDRGQELQHLKQLVAQYQEQLRTLEQVNNYALTMHLKQAQQSSTIPARFHPDVF
- the LOC126602611 gene encoding uncharacterized protein LOC126602611 isoform X1, translated to MSAIVCGKRSSIFGDNSLPSTSPPVSSASKRIRCSSSSSPVRFSPPSTRSFSASHLIEHLRAVFPGMDNQLLERALEECGDDLDSAIRSLNELRLGSAAGQSDIASEANVQLQSQGAVSTNGEIAVTDDPSVQNNLPTDGAEWVELVVREMMSASNMNDAKARASRVLEALEKSISERATAEVAQSFCHENMMLKEQLEAIIQENTILKRAVSTQHEQQKEFEDRGQELQHLKQLVAQYQEQLRTLEQVNNYALTMHLKQAQQSSTIPARFHPDVF
- the LOC126602611 gene encoding uncharacterized protein LOC126602611 isoform X2 → MSAIVCGKRSSIFGDNSLPSTSPPVSSASKRIRCSSSSSPVRFSPPSTRSFSASHLIEHLRAVFPGMDNQLLERALEECGDDLDSAIRSLNELRLGSAAGQSDIASEANVQLQSQGAVSTNGEIAVTDDPSVQNNLPTDGAEWVELVVREMMSASNMNDAKARASRVLEALEKSISERATAEVAQSFCHENMMLKEQLEAIIQENTILKRAVSTQHEQQKEFEDRGQELQHLKQLVAQYQEQLRTLEVNNYALTMHLKQAQQSSTIPARFHPDVF